Proteins from one Tautonia rosea genomic window:
- a CDS encoding BlaI/MecI/CopY family transcriptional regulator → MAKRPPTIPDSELDVLRILWDRGQATVREVLDASKAAGRQWTYATVATLLDRLEQKGMVSSDRRELAFVYTPKIAAQDVRRKRVENLVDKLYQGEPGLLVLHLLQQHRLAPEHADQIRALLEQDDAESPGSDQG, encoded by the coding sequence ATGGCCAAGCGACCCCCCACCATTCCCGACTCGGAGCTGGATGTCCTGCGAATTCTCTGGGACCGCGGCCAGGCCACGGTTCGAGAGGTGCTCGACGCCTCGAAGGCCGCCGGGCGGCAGTGGACCTATGCGACCGTCGCCACCCTGCTCGACCGTCTGGAGCAGAAAGGGATGGTCAGCAGCGACCGCCGCGAGCTGGCGTTTGTGTACACTCCCAAGATCGCCGCGCAGGACGTGCGCCGCAAGCGGGTTGAGAACCTGGTGGACAAGCTCTACCAGGGAGAGCCGGGCCTGCTCGTGCTTCACCTGCTTCAGCAGCACCGGCTGGCGCCCGAACACGCGGATCAGATCCGCGCCTTGCTCGAACAGGACGACGCCGAAAGCCCAGGCTCGGATCAGGGTTGA
- a CDS encoding M28 family metallopeptidase, with amino-acid sequence MSRSVASSSGMFTRFVVAGLMACGLFCFPAGQPALAVGDGPPATVSPARLMADVDALVDFGTRHSLSETNVHTADWLADRFQAVGCDEVTLHDFRIGPRTRHNVVATIRGTDRPEEFVLVGAHYDSRNAQIADAEGLAPGANDNASGTAALLELARAMALDPPARSVRLLAFSGEEQGLLGSRAYAKTCRDENIAIVLMINLDMIGHPMDEARRALIVEHDPGLRSPANDAPSLAWANRLKTHVAAAGLEPVSGIMYGSDYMPFEANGVVCVGLFDGADEADFYHDKADTPDKVDANYCASATAAALALIREAADPAFEIDANAAAASVNEALSPP; translated from the coding sequence ATGAGTCGAAGCGTTGCCTCATCGTCGGGTATGTTCACCCGCTTCGTCGTGGCCGGGCTGATGGCGTGTGGTCTGTTTTGCTTTCCTGCAGGCCAGCCGGCCCTGGCAGTCGGAGACGGTCCACCCGCGACCGTCTCTCCGGCTCGCTTGATGGCCGATGTGGACGCCTTGGTCGACTTCGGCACGCGTCACTCCCTCTCGGAGACGAACGTCCACACCGCCGATTGGCTCGCCGACCGTTTCCAAGCCGTCGGATGCGACGAGGTTACCCTCCACGACTTCCGGATCGGCCCCCGCACACGGCATAACGTCGTCGCGACGATCCGAGGGACCGATCGTCCCGAGGAGTTCGTCCTCGTCGGCGCGCATTACGATTCGAGGAACGCTCAGATCGCTGATGCCGAGGGCCTGGCCCCCGGAGCCAACGACAACGCCTCCGGCACCGCCGCCTTGCTGGAACTCGCCCGAGCCATGGCGCTCGACCCTCCGGCTCGATCCGTCCGCCTCCTCGCCTTCAGCGGCGAGGAACAGGGGCTTCTCGGCTCTCGGGCGTATGCGAAAACATGCCGAGACGAAAACATTGCGATCGTCCTGATGATCAACCTCGACATGATCGGGCACCCGATGGACGAGGCCCGCCGCGCCCTCATCGTCGAGCACGATCCCGGCCTCCGCTCCCCGGCCAACGACGCCCCCTCGCTCGCCTGGGCCAATCGGCTCAAAACGCACGTTGCCGCCGCCGGCCTCGAACCGGTCTCCGGCATCATGTACGGCAGCGATTACATGCCGTTCGAGGCCAACGGGGTCGTCTGCGTCGGTCTCTTCGACGGTGCCGACGAGGCCGACTTCTACCACGACAAGGCCGACACCCCCGACAAGGTTGATGCCAACTACTGCGCCTCCGCCACCGCCGCCGCCCTGGCCTTAATCCGAGAAGCGGCCGATCCCGCCTTCGAGATCGACGCGAACGCGGCCGCAGCCTCGGTCAACGAAGCCCTGTCTCCTCCTTGA
- a CDS encoding PQQ-dependent sugar dehydrogenase — MPLPKTPMLRRNLVLGLVMALAVAARPASAALPADDTLPELYTEVAFPNLTFDRPVVLAYPNDEHNLLFVVEQHNAQIYSFPNDLQTDDKQLFLDLPQTIGKDNEEGLLGLAFHPKYAENGQFYVYYSATNPRRSVVSRFNVSKDDPRKADPNSEQVIWVSADQPYGNHNGGCIEFGPDGYLYISLGDGGAADDPLSTGQNPTDWFGSILRIDVDTPEGGKAYGIPSDNPAKRDPKFSHWAPEVYAIGIRNIWKFTFDRETGDLWAGDVGQNKWEEVIKVVNAGNYGWNVYEGFHPFKIRGNRVERSSPVLPPIVEYPHPDVPAAQRRGRNDVGKSITGGYVYRGDRIPELQGVYVYGDFETFRIWGVKVDEHDEVIATGELIDLDSPRQAKINIAGFGEDSSGELYILGFDGRIHHLVPRR; from the coding sequence ATGCCCCTTCCGAAGACACCCATGCTCCGACGGAACCTGGTGCTTGGGCTTGTAATGGCGCTTGCCGTTGCCGCCCGCCCCGCCTCGGCTGCCCTGCCCGCCGACGACACCCTGCCGGAACTGTACACCGAGGTCGCCTTCCCGAACCTGACGTTCGATCGGCCGGTCGTGCTGGCGTATCCGAACGATGAGCACAACTTGCTGTTCGTCGTCGAGCAGCACAATGCCCAGATTTATTCGTTTCCGAACGACTTACAGACGGATGATAAGCAGTTGTTCCTCGACCTGCCGCAGACGATCGGCAAGGACAACGAGGAAGGGTTGCTCGGCTTGGCCTTCCATCCGAAGTATGCCGAGAACGGGCAGTTTTATGTCTATTACTCGGCCACGAACCCGAGGCGTTCGGTCGTCTCGCGGTTCAACGTGTCGAAGGACGACCCGCGCAAGGCGGACCCGAACAGCGAGCAGGTGATCTGGGTCTCGGCCGATCAGCCGTACGGCAATCACAACGGCGGCTGCATCGAGTTTGGGCCGGATGGTTACTTGTACATTTCGCTCGGTGACGGGGGGGCGGCCGACGACCCGTTGAGCACCGGTCAGAACCCGACGGACTGGTTCGGCTCGATCTTGCGGATCGACGTGGACACTCCCGAAGGGGGCAAGGCCTACGGGATTCCGAGCGACAACCCGGCGAAGCGCGACCCGAAGTTTTCTCACTGGGCTCCGGAGGTTTACGCGATCGGGATTCGAAATATCTGGAAGTTCACCTTTGATCGGGAGACCGGCGACCTGTGGGCCGGAGACGTTGGTCAGAACAAGTGGGAAGAGGTGATCAAGGTCGTCAACGCGGGCAACTACGGCTGGAACGTGTACGAAGGGTTCCATCCGTTCAAGATTCGGGGGAACCGGGTTGAGCGGTCGTCGCCGGTCTTGCCGCCGATTGTCGAGTATCCGCACCCGGACGTGCCGGCGGCGCAGCGTCGAGGGCGGAACGACGTGGGAAAGAGCATCACCGGCGGCTACGTTTACCGAGGGGATCGGATCCCGGAGCTGCAAGGGGTGTACGTGTATGGTGACTTCGAGACGTTCCGCATCTGGGGCGTGAAGGTTGATGAGCACGACGAGGTGATCGCCACGGGAGAGCTGATCGACCTTGACTCGCCTCGCCAGGCAAAGATCAACATTGCCGGCTTTGGAGAGGATTCGAGCGGCGAGCTTTACATCCTCGGGTTCGACGGGCGAATCCACCATCTCGTCCCTCGCCGCTGA
- a CDS encoding M48 family metallopeptidase: protein MSRAEAGGDPGRDATIGGLGLHLRGLALEVVERAFPLGNALGAAGLIALGGFVPVLGGWLDDRINGWSDVLAALGGVRPMTEAGDPDGDHGPVLGRTDAPELFDEVAALARRAGAKPPGQIRLAYLPCCGATAWGRRGRALLIGLPLLSVLNRVELRAVLAHELAHLARGDATHAARSARFVEALGRALDHARKPSRSPLRGWARGSFAVGSRLLAPIARGQEARADRFAAGVAGGDATASALVKVALVQPIFREVLEHYDPDAPGVPNLYATFRAFWQRLPAPLMTAMRHRVLSDLPTRTDAAHPPLIDRLAIVHAYPSRPVSDLDHVPAETMLGDPTILEQMLHNRLFGVTFSTSPTVFHRSGS, encoded by the coding sequence GTGAGCCGAGCCGAGGCAGGGGGCGACCCGGGCCGGGACGCGACGATCGGCGGCCTGGGCTTGCACCTTCGGGGGCTAGCCCTTGAGGTCGTCGAGCGCGCCTTTCCCCTCGGCAATGCGCTGGGGGCGGCCGGCTTGATCGCGCTCGGCGGCTTTGTGCCGGTCCTGGGTGGTTGGCTCGACGATCGGATCAATGGCTGGTCCGACGTGCTGGCGGCCCTCGGCGGCGTCCGGCCCATGACCGAGGCGGGCGATCCCGACGGCGATCACGGCCCGGTCCTCGGCCGAACCGATGCCCCCGAGCTGTTCGACGAGGTTGCCGCCTTGGCCCGACGTGCCGGTGCGAAGCCTCCGGGGCAAATTCGCCTGGCCTATCTCCCGTGCTGCGGCGCAACGGCCTGGGGACGCCGAGGGCGAGCCTTGCTCATCGGATTGCCCTTGCTCTCGGTGCTCAATCGGGTCGAGCTGCGTGCCGTGCTCGCTCACGAGCTGGCCCACCTCGCCCGCGGCGACGCGACCCACGCCGCCCGATCGGCCCGGTTCGTCGAGGCCCTCGGCCGCGCGCTCGACCACGCAAGGAAACCGTCGCGCAGTCCGCTCCGAGGTTGGGCTCGTGGCAGTTTCGCCGTCGGTTCCCGCTTGCTCGCCCCGATCGCCCGGGGCCAGGAGGCCCGCGCCGACCGCTTCGCCGCCGGTGTGGCCGGGGGCGATGCCACCGCCTCGGCCCTGGTCAAGGTCGCCCTCGTGCAGCCGATTTTCCGTGAAGTCCTGGAACATTACGATCCCGATGCCCCCGGCGTGCCGAACCTCTACGCCACGTTCCGCGCCTTCTGGCAGCGATTGCCCGCCCCCCTGATGACGGCCATGCGTCACCGCGTCCTGAGCGATCTGCCGACCCGGACCGACGCCGCTCACCCTCCGTTGATCGACCGCCTGGCGATTGTTCATGCCTATCCGTCTCGACCCGTCTCGGACCTCGATCACGTTCCGGCCGAGACGATGCTCGGCGATCCGACGATCCTTGAGCAAATGCTCCACAACCGGCTGTTCGGGGTCACGTTCTCCACCTCTCCCACCGTCTTCCATCGGTCCGGAAGCTGA
- a CDS encoding type II toxin-antitoxin system PemK/MazF family toxin, which translates to MIRPGEVYVADFDEAGPHPVIVISRAELNRGRYVLAVVCTSARFAVRSTLPSCVALRAGQFGFTTDCVAQCENLLSIETTQLDLDSGPIGLLDDLTMRDVIKAIGYVMDSDCEPL; encoded by the coding sequence GTGATCAGACCCGGCGAAGTCTACGTGGCCGACTTCGACGAGGCGGGTCCTCATCCGGTCATCGTCATCTCCCGAGCCGAGTTGAACCGCGGCCGGTACGTGCTGGCCGTCGTTTGCACCTCGGCCCGGTTCGCGGTGCGAAGCACCCTGCCCTCTTGCGTCGCCCTCCGTGCGGGGCAGTTCGGGTTTACGACCGATTGCGTGGCCCAGTGCGAGAATCTGCTCTCGATCGAGACGACGCAGCTCGACCTCGATTCCGGGCCGATCGGCCTGCTCGACGATCTGACGATGCGAGACGTGATCAAGGCGATCGGGTACGTGATGGATTCCGACTGCGAGCCCCTCTGA
- a CDS encoding metallophosphoesterase family protein has product MLISRARGDSAESVATGMTRRGVFRAAAGAAGGAVLLGSAAEAATPKGRRVLRLAHLTDIHITPERNAEAGFAACLEHVQGLDDAPELILFGGDCIMDAFAQDPETVSKQWNLWHRRLEQDCSLPVESCIGNHDVWGWRGGGFEPSTDGSCPGKRSAVEELGLPGRYRAFEKAGWKFVVLDSTYPGAEPGTYTAKIDEEQFDWLVKELEATPASTPILVLSHIPIMAACPFLDGDNEQSGNWQVPGAWMHIDARRLTALFHERGNVRACLSGHIHLADRVDYLGTTYSCNGAVCGGWWKGPYQQFGPAYAVVELYDDGSSECRMISYGWDSQG; this is encoded by the coding sequence ATGCTTATTTCGCGTGCTCGGGGTGATTCGGCGGAGTCGGTGGCAACTGGGATGACCCGTCGCGGTGTCTTCCGGGCGGCGGCCGGGGCGGCGGGAGGGGCGGTGCTGCTGGGGTCGGCAGCGGAGGCGGCCACCCCGAAGGGTCGGCGCGTGCTGAGGCTGGCACATCTGACGGATATCCATATTACACCCGAGCGGAATGCCGAGGCGGGGTTTGCAGCCTGCTTGGAGCATGTGCAAGGGCTGGATGATGCGCCGGAGCTCATCCTGTTCGGGGGTGATTGCATCATGGATGCCTTCGCGCAGGATCCGGAGACGGTGTCGAAGCAGTGGAACCTGTGGCATCGGCGGCTGGAGCAGGATTGCTCGTTGCCGGTTGAGTCGTGCATCGGCAATCACGACGTTTGGGGGTGGAGAGGAGGAGGGTTCGAGCCGTCGACCGACGGCAGTTGTCCGGGGAAGCGCTCGGCGGTTGAGGAGCTGGGGCTACCGGGGCGCTACCGGGCGTTTGAGAAGGCCGGTTGGAAGTTTGTGGTGCTCGACAGCACGTATCCCGGGGCCGAGCCGGGCACGTACACGGCCAAGATCGACGAGGAACAATTCGACTGGCTGGTGAAGGAACTGGAAGCGACCCCGGCCTCGACGCCGATCCTGGTGCTTTCGCATATTCCGATCATGGCCGCGTGCCCGTTTCTCGATGGAGACAATGAACAGAGCGGCAACTGGCAGGTGCCCGGTGCGTGGATGCACATCGACGCCCGCAGGCTGACGGCGCTGTTTCACGAGCGAGGGAACGTGCGGGCCTGCCTGAGCGGACATATCCACCTGGCCGACAGGGTCGATTACCTGGGCACGACGTATTCCTGCAACGGGGCCGTCTGCGGCGGGTGGTGGAAAGGACCGTACCAGCAGTTCGGCCCGGCCTACGCGGTCGTCGAGCTGTACGACGACGGATCGTCCGAATGCCGCATGATTTCCTATGGATGGGACAGCCAGGGGTGA
- a CDS encoding phage integrase N-terminal SAM-like domain-containing protein, producing MPRLLDQVREAIRVRHSSIRTEDAYVNGIRQFIHFHGTRHPVELGEAEVNAFLTFLAVERKVAASTQNQAMAALLFLDQEVLDRPLGEFGEVVRARRPDRLPVVLTREEVKAVLDLLTAEKWLIASLLYGAGLRLLEGLRLRVKDVDFGQNHL from the coding sequence ATGCCCAGGTTGCTCGATCAGGTCCGCGAGGCGATCCGGGTCCGTCACTCCAGCATCCGGACCGAGGATGCGTACGTCAACGGGATCCGGCAGTTCATCCACTTCCACGGCACGAGGCACCCGGTCGAGCTCGGCGAAGCCGAGGTCAACGCCTTCCTCACATTCCTGGCCGTCGAGCGGAAGGTGGCGGCCTCGACCCAGAACCAGGCGATGGCGGCCCTGCTGTTCCTGGACCAGGAGGTGCTCGACCGGCCCCTCGGCGAGTTCGGCGAGGTCGTCCGCGCCCGGAGGCCCGATCGCCTCCCCGTCGTCCTAACCCGAGAGGAGGTCAAGGCGGTCCTCGACCTCCTCACCGCCGAGAAATGGCTCATCGCCAGCCTGCTCTATGGCGCCGGGCTCCGCCTGCTGGAGGGCCTCCGCCTGCGGGTCAAGGACGTCGATTTCGGCCAGAATCACCTGA
- a CDS encoding potassium/proton antiporter yields the protein MFPAEALILIASVLILLGIASSKFSARAGIPVLVLFLILGMLAGSEGIGGINFEDYELAYGVGTLALTLILFDGGLSTPLSAFQTAWKPASALATLGVLLTSAIMGAAAAWVLGLKLIDGMLLGSIVGSTDAAAVFAVLRSGGIRLPGRLSSTLEVESGSNDPMAIFLTIGLIGVIRGDLAFGPELLGLFATQAIGGTVIGLGVGFLGVQLINRIRLESAGLYPVLATAVGMLAYGLTVAFDGSGFLAVYLAGIVLGNSRLVFKRGIFLFHDAGAWLAQIVMFVVLGLLSFPSRLVDVAPQGLLLAAVLVFVARPVAVGLTLLPFRFTWRELIFLSWGGLKGAVPITLATFPFLFQIANANRIFDVVFFVVLVSALFQGWTLPILARKLGLQRPPEPSAPVTLELTSLRHVDGDIVDYYLNLDSRAASKMVRELALPEGAVIALIARGDRVIPPKGSTRILPGDHVIVVLGPGTRPLVDRVFAQGAPGEALPRDVEFPLRATSRVGDLEACYGFSLHAPPEATLEQAIMERLGPKRPEVGCLVPFGPVALRIRELDDSGRIDGVGMVIVPIDPEAPPTFSPPQRRGTRWWIRPSNPRM from the coding sequence ATGTTTCCCGCCGAAGCGTTGATTCTGATTGCGAGCGTTCTGATCCTGCTCGGCATCGCGTCGAGCAAGTTCTCGGCGCGGGCGGGCATTCCCGTGCTCGTCTTGTTCCTGATCCTGGGAATGCTGGCCGGGTCGGAGGGGATCGGTGGGATCAACTTCGAGGACTACGAGCTGGCCTACGGCGTCGGAACGCTGGCGTTGACCCTCATCCTGTTCGATGGCGGATTGAGTACGCCGCTGTCGGCCTTCCAGACGGCCTGGAAACCGGCGTCGGCCCTGGCGACGCTGGGGGTCTTGCTCACGTCGGCCATCATGGGGGCTGCCGCGGCCTGGGTGCTCGGCCTGAAGCTGATCGATGGCATGCTGCTGGGCAGCATCGTCGGATCGACCGACGCGGCGGCCGTCTTCGCGGTCTTACGATCGGGGGGCATTCGGCTGCCCGGCCGCCTGTCGTCGACCCTGGAGGTCGAGAGCGGATCGAACGACCCGATGGCGATTTTCCTGACGATCGGCCTGATCGGCGTGATTCGCGGCGACCTGGCGTTCGGGCCAGAACTGCTCGGCCTGTTTGCCACTCAGGCAATCGGCGGCACGGTCATCGGTCTTGGCGTGGGCTTCCTCGGGGTTCAGCTCATTAACCGCATCCGCCTCGAATCGGCCGGGCTGTACCCCGTGCTGGCCACGGCCGTCGGCATGCTTGCCTACGGGCTGACCGTCGCGTTCGACGGCAGCGGTTTCCTCGCGGTCTACCTCGCCGGAATCGTCCTCGGCAATAGTCGACTCGTGTTCAAGCGAGGGATCTTCCTCTTCCACGACGCCGGGGCCTGGCTGGCTCAGATCGTCATGTTCGTGGTGCTCGGGCTCTTGAGCTTCCCCAGCCGCCTGGTCGACGTGGCCCCTCAGGGCCTGCTGCTGGCGGCAGTCCTGGTGTTTGTGGCCCGGCCGGTCGCGGTCGGCCTCACGCTCTTGCCCTTCCGCTTCACCTGGCGAGAGTTGATCTTCCTCTCCTGGGGAGGGTTGAAGGGGGCCGTGCCGATCACCCTCGCCACCTTCCCGTTCCTCTTTCAAATCGCCAATGCCAACCGGATCTTCGACGTCGTCTTCTTCGTCGTGCTCGTCTCGGCGCTCTTCCAGGGCTGGACTCTGCCGATCCTCGCGCGCAAGCTCGGCCTGCAACGGCCTCCGGAACCCTCCGCCCCGGTGACGTTGGAACTGACCTCACTCCGCCACGTCGATGGCGACATCGTCGACTATTACCTCAACCTCGACTCCCGGGCTGCCAGCAAGATGGTCCGTGAGCTGGCCCTGCCCGAGGGAGCCGTCATCGCCCTGATCGCCCGCGGCGACCGCGTCATCCCTCCCAAGGGAAGCACCCGCATCTTGCCCGGCGATCACGTCATTGTCGTCCTCGGTCCCGGCACCCGACCCCTCGTCGATCGGGTCTTCGCCCAGGGTGCACCGGGCGAGGCCCTGCCTCGCGATGTCGAATTCCCGCTTCGAGCCACCAGCCGGGTTGGCGATCTGGAAGCCTGCTACGGCTTCAGTCTCCACGCCCCGCCCGAAGCGACACTCGAACAGGCGATCATGGAACGACTCGGCCCGAAGCGGCCCGAGGTCGGTTGCCTCGTGCCCTTCGGGCCGGTTGCCTTGCGCATTCGAGAGCTGGACGACTCGGGCCGGATCGACGGGGTCGGTATGGTCATCGTCCCCATCGACCCCGAGGCTCCTCCCACCTTTTCCCCACCTCAGCGGCGAGGGACGAGATGGTGGATTCGCCCGTCGAACCCGAGGATGTAA
- a CDS encoding Gfo/Idh/MocA family protein, with protein MAHRFDRRQFFRSTSAAAAGFLILSKDERVAFGRSPNDRVAIACIGVGGKGRSDTDHAASCGQVVALCDIDDQRLTQKAEQYPEAKTFHDFRELLDTLDDRVDAVVVSTADHTHAVIAMAAMKRGKHVYCQKPLAHSPFEARMMKEAAQRYGVATQMGNQGTASNGFRTGVELIRAGVIGPVKEVHVWTNRPFKYWKQAPDIVARPTETPPIPDHVKWDLFLGPAPERPYHPVYHPHDWRGWWDFGTGSLGDMACHTANLPFMGLNLGYPTRFSAESGEINPETYPAWATITYEFPARGDLPPVKLTWYEGAKNGERNLPDPALFQGREAVDSGSLLIGERGSLYSPSDYGMDQVLLPADRFSGFSPPEQTLERLGGEDERDLNAKREWVRAIEGGPAPLGNFDYAAVLTESMLLGNVAVRLGKAIDYDAKSMSVADLPEAAALIKTPYRQGWTL; from the coding sequence ATGGCGCACCGTTTTGATCGTCGGCAGTTTTTCCGATCGACGTCGGCCGCGGCGGCCGGGTTTTTGATTTTGAGCAAGGATGAGCGGGTAGCGTTCGGGAGGTCGCCGAACGATCGGGTGGCGATCGCGTGCATCGGGGTGGGAGGAAAGGGGAGGAGCGATACGGATCACGCGGCGAGCTGCGGGCAGGTGGTGGCGCTGTGTGATATTGATGATCAGCGTTTGACGCAGAAGGCGGAGCAGTACCCGGAGGCGAAAACGTTTCACGACTTCCGGGAATTGCTGGACACGCTCGACGATCGGGTGGATGCGGTGGTCGTGAGCACGGCCGATCATACGCACGCGGTCATCGCGATGGCGGCGATGAAGCGAGGCAAGCATGTGTATTGTCAGAAGCCGCTGGCGCATTCACCGTTTGAAGCGAGGATGATGAAGGAGGCGGCGCAACGCTACGGCGTGGCGACGCAGATGGGCAATCAAGGGACGGCGTCGAACGGGTTCCGGACGGGGGTCGAGCTGATCCGAGCAGGGGTGATTGGGCCGGTGAAGGAGGTGCATGTCTGGACGAATCGGCCGTTCAAGTACTGGAAGCAGGCGCCCGACATCGTGGCAAGGCCGACCGAAACGCCGCCGATTCCCGATCATGTGAAGTGGGATTTGTTCCTTGGCCCCGCGCCGGAGCGGCCGTATCACCCGGTCTATCACCCGCACGACTGGCGAGGGTGGTGGGACTTCGGCACCGGGTCGCTCGGTGACATGGCCTGCCATACAGCGAATCTGCCGTTCATGGGGTTGAACCTGGGCTATCCGACGCGGTTCTCGGCCGAGAGCGGGGAGATCAACCCGGAAACGTACCCGGCCTGGGCGACGATTACCTATGAATTCCCGGCGCGGGGGGACTTGCCGCCGGTGAAATTGACCTGGTACGAGGGGGCGAAGAACGGCGAGCGGAACCTGCCCGATCCGGCCTTGTTCCAGGGGAGAGAGGCGGTCGATAGCGGCTCGCTCTTGATTGGCGAGCGCGGGTCGTTGTACTCGCCGAGCGATTACGGGATGGATCAGGTCTTGTTGCCGGCCGATCGCTTCTCGGGCTTCTCGCCGCCGGAGCAGACGCTGGAACGGCTCGGCGGCGAGGACGAGCGGGACCTGAACGCCAAGCGGGAATGGGTTCGGGCGATCGAAGGAGGCCCTGCGCCGCTGGGGAACTTCGATTACGCGGCGGTGTTGACCGAGTCGATGCTGCTGGGGAACGTGGCGGTGCGGCTGGGCAAGGCGATTGATTACGACGCGAAGTCGATGAGCGTGGCCGACCTTCCCGAAGCGGCGGCGCTCATCAAGACGCCGTACCGGCAAGGCTGGACGCTCTGA
- a CDS encoding Gfo/Idh/MocA family oxidoreductase produces the protein MTSKQGLSRRGFVGSVGVAAGAATFGIRTSGASPAQDRVRLGLIGAGSRGNQLLSEFLKRDQVQFVAVADVDDTHANETAERIHREKGGERPESMRDYRKMLDRDDLDAVVIATPDHWHAHPTIHACQAGKDVYVEKPLAHNVVEGQAMFKAARKYERVVGVGTQQRSSENFRKAVESIREGKIGRVHWIQTWNFENISPFGMGVTPDSEPPSHIDYDAWLGPAPLRPFNINRYHLLFRWFFDYAGGMMSDWGVHLNDIALWALDQKGPTTVNTTGGIWTVKDDRDTPDTMQVVYEFPGDCVLTYSMRKGNGYPMNGHGYGILFCGTDGTLFIDRSGHEIFPDRMAEPYGIKLIKGEVPTRSIPTQAEQFKAQDDGLPDHVTDWLDCLKTRGRPICDVEVTHWSTNTTHLGNISYLLGRKLTWDSETETFPGDDEANRLLSRPYRTGYELPEV, from the coding sequence ATGACCTCCAAGCAAGGGCTTTCGCGTCGGGGATTTGTCGGGTCGGTGGGCGTTGCAGCGGGAGCCGCAACGTTTGGGATCAGGACGTCGGGGGCGAGCCCGGCGCAGGATCGGGTGCGGCTGGGCCTGATCGGCGCGGGGAGCCGAGGGAACCAACTGCTCAGCGAGTTTTTGAAGCGGGATCAGGTGCAGTTCGTGGCCGTGGCCGACGTGGATGACACGCACGCGAACGAGACGGCCGAGCGGATTCACCGAGAGAAAGGGGGCGAGCGGCCGGAGTCGATGCGCGACTACCGCAAGATGCTCGACCGGGACGACCTGGACGCGGTGGTGATCGCGACGCCGGACCACTGGCATGCGCACCCGACGATTCACGCCTGCCAGGCGGGCAAGGATGTTTATGTTGAGAAACCTTTGGCCCATAATGTGGTCGAAGGCCAGGCGATGTTCAAGGCGGCGCGGAAGTATGAGCGGGTAGTGGGAGTCGGCACGCAGCAGCGATCGAGCGAGAACTTCCGCAAGGCGGTCGAGTCGATTCGAGAGGGGAAGATTGGGCGGGTCCACTGGATCCAGACCTGGAACTTCGAGAACATCAGCCCGTTCGGCATGGGAGTCACCCCGGACAGTGAGCCGCCGTCGCACATCGATTACGACGCCTGGCTGGGGCCGGCGCCGTTGCGACCGTTCAACATCAACCGCTATCACCTCTTGTTCCGCTGGTTCTTCGACTATGCCGGCGGCATGATGAGTGACTGGGGTGTGCATTTGAATGATATCGCCTTGTGGGCTCTTGATCAAAAAGGGCCGACGACGGTGAACACAACCGGCGGGATCTGGACGGTGAAGGATGACCGCGACACGCCGGACACGATGCAGGTGGTGTATGAGTTCCCGGGCGATTGCGTGTTGACGTACTCGATGCGCAAGGGGAACGGCTACCCGATGAACGGGCACGGCTACGGGATCTTGTTCTGCGGAACCGACGGGACCTTGTTCATCGACCGATCGGGACATGAGATTTTCCCCGATCGGATGGCCGAGCCTTATGGCATCAAGCTGATCAAGGGAGAAGTGCCCACGCGGTCGATTCCCACGCAGGCCGAACAATTCAAGGCCCAGGACGACGGCCTTCCCGATCACGTGACCGACTGGCTCGATTGCCTGAAGACCCGAGGGCGGCCGATCTGCGATGTCGAGGTCACGCACTGGTCGACCAACACGACGCACCTGGGGAACATCTCGTACCTGCTTGGCCGGAAGCTGACGTGGGACTCCGAGACCGAGACCTTCCCCGGCGACGACGAGGCGAACCGGTTGCTCTCAAGGCCGTATCGGACCGGGTATGAGCTGCCGGAGGTCTGA